One region of Juglans regia cultivar Chandler chromosome 4, Walnut 2.0, whole genome shotgun sequence genomic DNA includes:
- the LOC118348153 gene encoding uncharacterized protein LOC118348153 has translation MLESIDYMHWIPALTTCIGSGKIVLQPGKHAFFGMPGSHNDINMLEISSIFTEFAQGRALPINYTINGNDYAMRYYLDDGIYPKWQTFVKTIPSPQGNKKKIFVKA, from the exons ATGCTGGAAAGCATTGACTACATGCATTGGATTCCAGCATTGACTACATgcattggaagtggaaaaattgtTCTGCAGCCTGGAAAG catgcattttttggtatgcCTGGTTCACATAACGACATTAATATGCTAGAGATATCTTCTATATTCACGGAATTTGCCCAAGGGCGTGCTCTTCCAATCAATTATACAATCAATGGCAACGACTACGCTATGAGGTATTACCTTGATGATGGTATTTATCCCAAGTGGCAAACTTTTGTGAAGACGATTCCATCACCAcaagggaataagaagaaaatttttgtgaaagcATAA
- the LOC108997938 gene encoding serine/threonine-protein kinase PCRK1-like: MKCFPFFNGDKKDEPKSTQSMQSTNSTFTEGEVKRAGSELNSQNISNTSTESIRRNSYPSLAQRPSNLRVFTVSELKSATKNFSRSVMLGEGGFGCVYKGFIRSAEDPSTKIEVAVKQLGRRGIQGHKEWVTEVNVLGIVEHPNLVKLVGHCAEDDERGIQRLLVYEYMPNGSVEHHLSTRSETPLTWAMRLRIAQDAARGLTYLHEEMDFQIIFRDFKSSNVLLDEHWNAKLSDFGLARLGPPEGLTHVSTAVVGTMGYAAPEYVQTGRVTSKSDVWSYGVFLYELITGRRPLDRNRPRDEQKLLEWVKPFLSDTKKFHLILDPRLKGKYPLKSAQKLAIVANRCLVRHRKNRPKMSEVLERVNRIVETSMETGSPELPLMSLASEETSSDPKAKNKKRIMDLKSGESGWFARMWTPKPSQKC; this comes from the exons ATGAAGTGTTTCCCATTCTTCAATGGAGACAAAAAGGATGAGCCGAAGAGCACACAGTCAATGCAGTCCACCAACTCAACTTTTACCGAGGGTGAAGTAAAGAGAGCTGGATCCGAATTAAATTCTCAGAATATCTCAAACACTAGTACAGAATCCATAAGGAGGAACTCATATCCTAGTTTGGCCCAAAGACCCAGCAACCTCAGAGTGTTTACAGTGTCTGAGCTGAAGTCTGCCACCAAAAATTTCAGCCGTTCTGTTATGCTTGGAGAGGGTGGGTTTGGGTGTGTTTATAAAGGGTTCATCAGGAGTGCAGAAGATCCATCTACAAAGATTGAAGTTGCAGTGAAACAGCTCGGTAGAAGGGGAATACAG GGGCACAAGGAATGGGTGACAGAAGTTAATGTTCTTGGGATTGTTGAGCATCCTAATCTTGTGAAACTGGTGGGCCACTGTGCAGAGGATGATGAAAGAGGAATCCAGCGGCTTCTGGTATATGAATATATGCCTAACGGAAGTGTTGAACACCATTTATCCACTCGGTCGGAGACACCTCTTACATGGGCCATGAGATTAAGAATAGCCCAAGATGCTGCTCGTGGCTTGACATACCTACATGAAGAAATGGATTTTCAG ATCATTTTCAGGGATTTCAAATCGTCTAATGTCCTTCTGGACGAGCATTGGAATGCGAAGCTATCAGACTTTGGATTGGCTAGGTTGGGTCCTCCAGAAGGATTAACCCATGTCTCCACAGCG GTTGTTGGAACCATGGGATATGCAGCTCCTGAATATGTTCAAACCGGGCGTGTTACATCCAAGAGTGATGTATGGAGCTATGGGGTATTCCTGTATGAACTCATCACCGGTAGGCGTCCTTTGGACCGAAATCGTCCCAGGGACGAGCAGAAGCTCTTAGAATGGGTAAAGCCATTCCTATCAGATACGAAAAAATTCCACCTAATACTGGATCCAAGGCTCAAAGGGAAATATCCCCTAAAGTCGGCACAAAAGCTTGCAATTGTAGCCAACCGGTGTTTGGTCAGACACCGGAAGAATCGCCCAAAAATGAGTGAGGTGCTGGAAAGGGTGAATCGGATTGTTGAGACGTCAATGGAGACTGGAAGCCCTGAACTACCCCTAATGAGTCTAGCAtcggaggaaacttcttcagaCCCTAAAGCCAAGAATAAGAAAAGGATTATGGACTTGAAAAGTGGAGAAAGTGGTTGGTTTGCTCGCATGTGGACACCAAAGCCTTCACAGAAATGCTGA